One stretch of Zhihengliuella flava DNA includes these proteins:
- the rsmI gene encoding 16S rRNA (cytidine(1402)-2'-O)-methyltransferase, with the protein MNDGGATGPADGASSRPTGQGRIVLAATPIGNLADASPRLIELLRSADLVAAEDTRRTLHLANALGLRIPGRLISYHEHNESSRIAELLEAVAAGSTLLVVSDAGMPAVSDPGFRLVEAAVEAGLEVTAVPGPSAVLTALALSGLPTDRFTFEGFLPRKPGERAALLADLAGEQRTMVFFEAPHRVTPMLTALAEAFGGSRRAAVARELTKLHEEVARGTLDELIAWAEPGVRGELAVVVGGAVASEEADDVDHVAAVQAMMETGVRLKDAVAAVAERDRIPKRQLYADVVAARSRPAS; encoded by the coding sequence GTGAACGACGGCGGCGCAACGGGCCCTGCGGACGGGGCCTCCTCACGACCAACCGGACAGGGCCGGATCGTGTTGGCCGCCACGCCGATCGGGAACTTGGCGGATGCCTCGCCGCGGCTGATCGAGCTGTTGCGTAGCGCGGACCTCGTGGCTGCTGAGGACACGCGCCGCACGCTCCACCTCGCGAACGCGCTCGGCCTGCGCATCCCGGGGCGTCTCATCAGTTACCACGAGCACAACGAGTCGTCCCGCATCGCCGAATTGTTGGAGGCCGTGGCCGCGGGTTCCACGTTGCTGGTGGTCTCCGACGCCGGGATGCCGGCGGTGTCCGACCCGGGGTTCCGGCTCGTGGAGGCCGCCGTCGAGGCCGGTCTTGAGGTGACCGCGGTGCCGGGGCCCTCCGCCGTGTTGACGGCCCTGGCCTTGTCTGGGCTGCCGACCGATCGTTTTACGTTTGAAGGATTCCTGCCGCGCAAGCCCGGGGAGCGGGCCGCGCTGCTCGCTGACCTCGCCGGGGAGCAGCGCACCATGGTGTTTTTCGAGGCCCCGCACCGGGTCACGCCGATGCTCACAGCGCTCGCCGAAGCGTTCGGCGGCTCGCGCCGGGCAGCGGTAGCGCGCGAGCTCACTAAGCTGCATGAGGAGGTCGCCCGCGGCACGCTGGATGAGCTGATCGCGTGGGCCGAGCCCGGCGTGCGCGGTGAGTTGGCCGTCGTCGTCGGCGGTGCTGTGGCGTCTGAGGAGGCCGACGACGTCGATCACGTGGCGGCGGTTCAGGCCATGATGGAAACGGGCGTGCGGCTCAAGGACGCCGTCGCCGCCGTCGCCGAGCGGGACCGCATTCCGAAGCGTCAGCTGTATGCCGACGTCGTGGCAGCCCGCTCGCGCCCCGCATCGTAG
- a CDS encoding resuscitation-promoting factor: MKNVFRHRWAKVGAQAVVLAALILGVVSYVGASKTLAVTVDGETQSVTTFGSTVAEALASSDIEVGEQDEVTPALDAAIEDDSEITVNSHKSVELVVDGQERTVGTTGVTVADVLAQLGLEDQAEVSAGADMELVSLSSALEIQTPKSIELIVGGESQELSTTALTVDEVLAAEGIKVGSDDIVYPSNTSAATSDDMRIRIIRVSTESHTETEAIAHETKKVSDSSMDKGDSEVTTEGKNGAREISYEVILHDGEVYSTEAVDSSVVSQPVTEVVTYGTKEEAPAPSTSSSSSASSSGGGTTASGPSSGAWAALAECESGGNWSINTGNGYYGGLQFSLSSWQAVGGTQYAAYPHQASPSEQIAAAERLRANGGWGHWPSCSAQLGLR, from the coding sequence ATGAAGAACGTATTCCGCCACCGCTGGGCGAAGGTCGGCGCGCAGGCCGTGGTGCTTGCTGCGCTGATCCTCGGCGTCGTCTCCTACGTGGGCGCCTCGAAGACCCTGGCCGTGACCGTCGATGGCGAGACACAGTCCGTGACGACGTTCGGCAGCACCGTGGCCGAGGCTCTGGCCTCCTCCGATATCGAGGTGGGGGAGCAAGACGAGGTCACCCCGGCGCTGGACGCCGCCATTGAAGATGACTCGGAAATCACCGTCAACAGCCACAAGAGCGTCGAGCTGGTGGTGGACGGTCAAGAGCGCACGGTGGGCACCACCGGCGTGACCGTCGCCGACGTCCTGGCCCAGCTGGGCCTAGAAGATCAGGCCGAGGTCTCGGCTGGGGCCGATATGGAACTCGTGTCGCTGAGCTCCGCTCTGGAGATTCAGACCCCGAAGTCCATTGAACTGATCGTCGGGGGAGAGAGCCAAGAGCTCAGCACCACCGCGCTGACGGTGGACGAGGTCCTCGCGGCAGAGGGCATCAAGGTCGGTTCAGATGACATCGTGTACCCGTCCAACACGTCTGCGGCCACGAGCGACGATATGCGCATTCGCATCATCCGCGTCAGCACCGAGTCGCATACGGAGACCGAAGCCATCGCGCACGAGACCAAAAAGGTCTCCGATTCATCCATGGACAAGGGTGACTCTGAGGTGACTACCGAGGGCAAGAACGGCGCGCGGGAAATTAGTTACGAGGTCATCCTCCATGACGGCGAGGTGTACTCCACCGAGGCCGTGGATTCGTCCGTTGTTTCTCAGCCGGTGACTGAGGTGGTCACGTACGGCACCAAGGAAGAGGCCCCGGCGCCGTCGACCTCGTCGAGCTCCTCCGCATCCTCATCCGGTGGCGGAACCACGGCATCCGGCCCGTCCTCGGGTGCGTGGGCTGCTCTGGCCGAGTGTGAGTCTGGCGGCAACTGGTCCATCAATACGGGCAACGGCTACTACGGTGGGCTGCAGTTCAGCCTGTCCAGCTGGCAGGCCGTCGGTGGCACGCAGTACGCGGCCTACCCGCATCAGGCCAGCCCGTCGGAGCAGATCGCGGCTGCGGAGCGCCTGCGCGCCAATGGCGGTTGGGGCCACTGGCCCTCCTGCTCCGCGCAGCTCGGCCTGCGCTAA
- a CDS encoding TlpA family protein disulfide reductase: MTASALVTAPLALAAILAVAAVAKVTPPRAHLRHEAALTGRGIPSVINAAWVRRFHPWLELVLAITLLALPWPWVLLPASATLLLCGAYLWIIAAVVATDEPQDCACFGRLSSGPVTRADLVRNVGLLALAAVAFAWAVAGRSVGADVAAFSTGDWWWLAVAALASLTPWVFRLATRRLRAVDQGGRPTAVGPTPSSHAADAAAGAVRHNLAPRRAPASLDEAQPEDLTSLALPDIVVTDAAGQPAPLRRVCSGVATLLILVRPSCHACDAVLAQLGPWQERFGDRVQVRLLVSKRPEKFAEQHAELADLTLTDASRAIAPLLGVHYTPSALLIAPDASIAAGPTTGAEYITSLAEVIIDSIQPPQE, from the coding sequence ATGACGGCATCCGCACTAGTCACCGCCCCACTTGCGCTGGCGGCCATCCTCGCCGTGGCGGCCGTGGCCAAGGTCACCCCACCCCGGGCACATTTGCGTCACGAAGCCGCGCTCACCGGCCGCGGTATCCCTTCCGTGATCAACGCCGCGTGGGTGCGCCGCTTCCATCCGTGGCTCGAGCTAGTCCTAGCGATCACGCTGCTAGCGCTGCCGTGGCCATGGGTCCTTCTGCCGGCCTCGGCGACGTTGCTGCTGTGTGGCGCCTACCTGTGGATCATCGCCGCCGTCGTGGCTACCGACGAACCTCAAGATTGTGCGTGTTTCGGTCGGCTGAGCTCCGGCCCCGTCACGCGCGCAGACCTCGTCCGCAACGTCGGACTCCTCGCTCTTGCGGCCGTCGCTTTCGCGTGGGCCGTGGCCGGCCGGTCCGTCGGAGCGGACGTCGCCGCGTTCTCCACTGGCGACTGGTGGTGGCTCGCCGTCGCGGCGCTCGCCAGCCTCACGCCCTGGGTGTTCCGCCTCGCGACGCGGCGCCTGCGCGCCGTGGATCAGGGCGGGCGCCCGACGGCGGTCGGCCCGACCCCGTCGTCGCACGCGGCCGATGCGGCCGCTGGAGCGGTGCGGCACAACCTGGCCCCGCGCCGGGCGCCGGCCTCACTCGACGAGGCCCAACCGGAGGATCTGACCTCGCTGGCCCTACCCGACATCGTCGTCACGGACGCGGCCGGTCAGCCGGCCCCCTTGCGTCGAGTGTGCTCCGGCGTCGCGACCCTGCTGATCCTGGTCCGCCCCTCGTGCCATGCGTGCGACGCGGTGCTGGCGCAACTCGGTCCGTGGCAAGAGCGGTTCGGAGACCGAGTCCAGGTCCGGCTGCTCGTTTCCAAACGGCCGGAGAAGTTCGCCGAGCAACACGCCGAGCTCGCCGACCTGACGCTGACCGATGCCAGCCGCGCGATTGCCCCGTTGCTGGGGGTGCACTACACGCCGTCGGCGCTCCTCATCGCCCCGGACGCCTCCATCGCGGCAGGGCCCACCACGGGCGCCGAGTACATCACCTCGCTCGCCGAGGTCATCATCGATTCCATCCAGCCCCCGCAGGAGTAA
- a CDS encoding 4-(cytidine 5'-diphospho)-2-C-methyl-D-erythritol kinase, with the protein MIGRESAGQAVARTVTARAPGKINVYFRVGPPREDGYHCVASLYLAVSLYEEVAATPREDDGVTVRLTDESTAVREPEDFPLGPENLVVRAARLLAERTGVGTGVDLAVTKHVPIAGGMGGGSADAAATLVACNALWGTGLTRDQLGQLGRELGADVPFALAGGAAVGLGVGDELSPVLVRQPTHWVVLPASYGLSTPKVFSALDALRSGQDVPTPSEVDPEVLKALIAADPQALAPLLHNDLAAASVSLAPELGEALTEAVSDGALAAIVSGSGPTAALLAEDAAHARQLVVQLGDEPGLAAHAVQGPVHGAELI; encoded by the coding sequence ATGATCGGCCGGGAGAGCGCAGGCCAGGCCGTGGCGCGGACCGTGACAGCACGGGCGCCGGGCAAGATCAACGTGTACTTTCGCGTCGGCCCACCCCGGGAGGACGGCTATCACTGCGTAGCCAGCCTGTATCTGGCGGTGAGCTTGTATGAGGAGGTTGCGGCCACGCCGCGGGAGGACGACGGCGTCACGGTGCGCCTGACGGACGAGTCGACGGCCGTGCGGGAACCGGAAGACTTTCCGCTCGGGCCGGAGAACCTCGTGGTGCGGGCCGCGCGCTTGCTCGCCGAGCGCACGGGCGTTGGCACCGGCGTGGACCTCGCGGTGACCAAGCATGTGCCCATCGCGGGCGGCATGGGCGGCGGCTCGGCCGATGCGGCGGCCACGCTCGTCGCGTGCAATGCCCTGTGGGGGACCGGGCTCACCCGCGACCAGCTGGGCCAACTCGGCCGTGAGCTGGGAGCAGACGTCCCGTTTGCCTTGGCCGGAGGCGCGGCGGTGGGGCTCGGCGTGGGGGACGAGCTGTCGCCGGTCCTCGTGCGTCAACCCACCCATTGGGTGGTGCTGCCCGCGAGCTATGGTCTCTCCACCCCGAAAGTGTTTAGCGCGCTCGACGCGCTCCGGTCCGGGCAGGACGTGCCCACCCCCTCCGAGGTGGACCCCGAGGTGCTCAAGGCGCTCATCGCCGCCGACCCGCAGGCGCTCGCGCCGTTGCTACACAATGACCTCGCGGCAGCCTCGGTGAGTCTCGCTCCCGAGCTGGGGGAGGCCCTCACTGAAGCGGTGAGCGACGGCGCCTTGGCCGCGATCGTCTCCGGCTCCGGCCCCACGGCAGCGCTGCTCGCCGAAGACGCGGCCCACGCCCGTCAGCTCGTGGTGCAGCTCGGCGATGAGCCCGGCCTCGCGGCGCACGCCGTTCAGGGGCCCGTGCACGGCGCTGAACTGATCTAG
- a CDS encoding NAD-dependent succinate-semialdehyde dehydrogenase: MTITPEREAELLASVPTGLLINGQWRDASDGGTFDVHDPATGKVLATLASATSEDALAALDAADAAQAEWALTPARTRSDILRRAFDLINERAEDFALLMTLEMGKPLPEARGEVAYGNEFMRWFSEEAVRDYGRYLTTPEGKNKILVQHKPVGPCLLITPWNFPLAMATRKVGPAIAAGCTMVLKPAKLTPLTSQLFAATLLEAGLPAGVLNVVAGKSASAISGPVMADSRLRKVSFTGSTPVGQRLLKDAADNVLRTSMELGGNAPFIVFEDADLDKAVEGAMAAKMRNMGEACTAANRFLVQDTVADEFTEKFAAAMKALRPGRGTEDSSTVGPLIESSARDDVHALVSDAVAAGAVAITGGEPLAGDGYFYAPTVLGNVPNDAQILSEEIFGPVAPVTTFATEEEAIRLANASEYGLASYLYTADYNRMFRVAEQIEFGMVGFNAGVISNAAAPFGGVKQSGMGREGGSEGIAEYSTVQYIGIGDPYAD, translated from the coding sequence ATGACGATTACACCCGAGCGCGAAGCCGAACTGCTGGCCTCCGTCCCCACCGGACTGCTCATCAACGGACAGTGGCGCGACGCGTCGGACGGCGGCACGTTTGACGTGCACGACCCGGCCACGGGCAAAGTCCTCGCGACGCTGGCCTCAGCCACCAGCGAGGATGCCCTGGCCGCTCTGGACGCGGCGGACGCCGCCCAGGCCGAATGGGCGCTGACCCCGGCGCGTACTCGCTCCGACATTCTGCGCCGTGCGTTTGACCTCATCAACGAGCGCGCGGAGGACTTCGCGCTGCTGATGACCCTCGAGATGGGCAAGCCGCTGCCGGAGGCCCGGGGCGAGGTCGCCTACGGCAACGAGTTCATGCGCTGGTTCTCGGAGGAGGCGGTCCGCGACTACGGGCGCTACCTCACCACGCCGGAGGGCAAGAACAAGATCCTGGTCCAGCACAAGCCGGTGGGTCCCTGCCTGCTCATTACGCCGTGGAACTTCCCGCTAGCGATGGCCACGCGCAAGGTGGGCCCGGCGATTGCTGCCGGCTGCACCATGGTGCTCAAGCCCGCCAAGCTGACCCCGCTGACCAGCCAGTTGTTCGCCGCCACGCTGCTTGAAGCCGGGCTGCCAGCCGGAGTACTCAACGTGGTGGCCGGCAAGAGCGCCTCGGCGATTTCTGGGCCCGTCATGGCCGATTCGCGCCTGCGCAAGGTCTCCTTCACGGGGTCCACCCCGGTGGGCCAGCGCCTGCTCAAGGACGCCGCGGACAACGTTCTGCGCACGTCGATGGAGCTGGGCGGCAACGCGCCGTTCATCGTCTTCGAAGATGCCGACCTGGACAAGGCGGTGGAGGGCGCGATGGCGGCGAAGATGCGCAACATGGGCGAGGCCTGCACCGCCGCGAACCGCTTCCTCGTGCAGGACACGGTGGCGGACGAGTTCACCGAGAAGTTTGCCGCCGCCATGAAGGCTCTGCGCCCGGGGCGTGGCACCGAGGACTCCTCAACGGTCGGCCCGCTGATCGAATCCTCGGCACGGGACGATGTCCACGCTCTCGTGTCCGACGCCGTGGCCGCCGGGGCCGTCGCCATCACCGGTGGCGAGCCACTGGCTGGGGACGGTTACTTCTACGCCCCGACTGTCCTCGGCAACGTCCCGAACGACGCGCAGATCCTCTCCGAGGAGATCTTTGGGCCGGTAGCGCCCGTGACCACGTTCGCCACGGAGGAGGAGGCCATCCGCCTCGCCAACGCGAGCGAGTATGGGCTGGCGTCCTACCTGTACACGGCCGATTACAACCGGATGTTCCGGGTGGCCGAGCAGATTGAGTTCGGCATGGTCGGGTTTAACGCCGGGGTGATCTCCAACGCGGCCGCACCGTTCGGTGGTGTGAAGCAGTCGGGCATGGGCCGGGAGGGCGGCAGCGAGGGCATCGCTGAATACTCCACCGTGCAGTACATCGGTATCGGGGATCCCTACGCCGACTAG
- a CDS encoding dolichyl-phosphate-mannose--protein mannosyltransferase, whose amino-acid sequence MSHWIVPPERARSVTGLRTRLLGEDSPRATEPAPRFLPAPAARVWNFVIANAFWLAPALITALAAWLRLTGLNTPHDLIFDETYYVKDAYTLLESGYERQWPAEGADEAFLAGRPAPLTESAYVVHPPLGKWLIGLGMLAFGASDGLGWRVVPALAGTVSVLLVFLVARRLFRSLTLASIAALLTAIDGHHIVMSRTALLDIFVMLFVLAAFYALLIDRDDGRDRLARALADRRHQRADALLYGPWVLWRPWRLAAGVMLGGAVGVKWSALAFVAVFGLMTVLWDVGARRAAGIRYWGIAGLFKDGVPAFFTIIPAAAITYLATWTGWLVTAGGYHRTWAAEHPDRAWPLVPEALRSLAEYHRSAYDFHRGLGSDHSWESGPETWLFAGRPVLYHYETPTAADGCTFETCSQVVTDLPNPLIWWSAALALFVVLFFWAGARDWRAGAILAGVAAGFVPWWFYPERTMFFFYTIAFHPFMMLALTFVLGWILGPRPPARARDDDVPQPGTAAVSERRRAGAAVVGVFMALAIAVSAFFWPIWTGQIISYDAWNLRVWLPTWG is encoded by the coding sequence GTGAGCCACTGGATCGTCCCGCCCGAACGAGCGCGCAGCGTGACAGGGCTACGCACTCGTTTACTCGGCGAGGACTCTCCTCGCGCCACCGAACCGGCACCGCGCTTTCTGCCGGCCCCGGCGGCGAGGGTGTGGAACTTCGTCATCGCCAACGCGTTCTGGTTGGCGCCGGCCCTCATCACCGCGCTCGCGGCCTGGCTGCGCCTGACGGGCCTGAACACGCCGCACGATCTCATTTTCGACGAGACCTATTACGTCAAGGACGCCTACACGCTGCTCGAGTCGGGCTACGAGCGGCAGTGGCCGGCCGAGGGCGCGGACGAGGCGTTCCTCGCGGGTCGCCCGGCTCCACTGACCGAGAGCGCCTACGTGGTGCACCCACCGCTCGGCAAATGGCTCATTGGGCTCGGCATGCTCGCCTTCGGTGCCAGCGATGGCCTCGGTTGGCGCGTGGTTCCCGCCTTGGCTGGCACGGTCTCCGTGTTGCTCGTCTTCTTGGTGGCGCGCCGCCTGTTCCGCTCGCTCACGCTAGCCTCCATCGCCGCATTGCTGACGGCCATCGACGGGCACCACATCGTCATGTCCCGCACGGCGCTGCTGGATATCTTCGTCATGTTGTTCGTCCTGGCCGCGTTCTACGCGCTGCTGATCGATCGCGACGACGGCCGCGACCGCCTCGCCCGGGCCCTCGCAGACCGCCGCCACCAGAGGGCCGATGCCCTGTTGTACGGGCCGTGGGTCCTCTGGCGCCCGTGGCGCCTCGCGGCCGGCGTCATGCTCGGTGGTGCGGTGGGCGTGAAGTGGTCGGCGCTGGCCTTCGTCGCGGTCTTTGGCCTCATGACGGTGCTCTGGGACGTCGGCGCGCGCCGGGCCGCGGGGATCCGGTACTGGGGCATCGCCGGACTCTTCAAGGACGGCGTCCCGGCGTTTTTCACGATCATCCCCGCCGCCGCCATCACCTACCTCGCCACGTGGACCGGGTGGCTGGTGACCGCCGGCGGGTATCACCGCACGTGGGCGGCCGAGCACCCGGACCGCGCGTGGCCGCTGGTTCCGGAGGCACTGCGCTCCCTCGCCGAGTATCACCGCAGCGCCTACGACTTCCACCGTGGCCTCGGGTCGGATCACTCGTGGGAATCCGGCCCGGAAACGTGGCTGTTCGCTGGCCGCCCGGTCCTCTACCACTACGAGACCCCGACCGCCGCCGACGGCTGCACGTTCGAGACCTGTAGCCAGGTGGTGACGGACCTACCCAACCCCCTCATCTGGTGGTCGGCCGCGCTCGCCTTATTCGTGGTGCTCTTCTTCTGGGCCGGGGCGCGCGATTGGCGTGCCGGGGCCATCCTGGCCGGTGTTGCCGCCGGATTCGTGCCCTGGTGGTTCTACCCCGAGCGCACCATGTTCTTCTTCTACACCATCGCCTTCCACCCGTTCATGATGCTGGCGCTAACCTTTGTCCTCGGCTGGATCCTCGGTCCGCGTCCACCGGCTCGGGCCCGGGACGACGACGTGCCGCAGCCAGGCACCGCCGCCGTCAGCGAACGCCGCCGGGCGGGCGCCGCCGTCGTGGGTGTGTTTATGGCCCTCGCCATCGCTGTGTCCGCGTTCTTCTGGCCCATCTGGACCGGGCAAATCATCAGCTACGACGCATGGAATCTGCGCGTGTGGCTGCCCACGTGGGGATAA
- a CDS encoding TatD family hydrolase: MRAKAAKRRRRHEFPPAPEPLPVPVPDNHTHLDFRSGRQTVALDDALATANAVGVSSVIQVGCDVASSRAAVELAAADRRVLAAVAIHPNDAAVLAERGELDAALEDIRSLAGHERVRAIGETGLDYYRTGVEGHPAQRASFEAHLALAVEHGKALQIHDRDAHEDVVDVLLSAERLPESVVFHCFSGDADLARICNEHGWYLSFSGTVTFKNSVDLHAALDIADPEHVLVETDAPFLTPHPFRGQPNSSYMIPYTVRFMAERSGEDLGDLCARLAANTERVYGTF; encoded by the coding sequence ATGCGGGCCAAGGCGGCGAAGCGCCGCCGTCGTCACGAATTTCCGCCCGCGCCGGAGCCTCTCCCTGTCCCCGTACCGGACAACCACACCCACCTCGACTTCCGGTCTGGCCGGCAGACCGTGGCCCTCGACGACGCGTTGGCCACGGCGAACGCCGTCGGGGTGTCCTCGGTGATTCAAGTGGGGTGCGACGTCGCATCCTCCCGCGCCGCGGTGGAGTTGGCGGCCGCCGACCGGCGCGTGTTGGCAGCGGTGGCCATCCACCCCAACGACGCCGCGGTCTTGGCCGAGCGCGGCGAACTGGACGCGGCCCTCGAGGACATTCGATCGCTGGCTGGCCACGAGCGGGTGCGCGCCATCGGGGAGACGGGGCTGGACTACTACCGCACCGGCGTGGAGGGGCACCCAGCCCAGCGAGCGTCCTTCGAAGCGCACCTCGCGCTCGCCGTCGAGCACGGGAAAGCCCTGCAGATCCACGACCGCGACGCGCACGAGGACGTGGTGGACGTGCTGCTCAGCGCCGAGCGGCTGCCGGAATCGGTGGTGTTTCACTGCTTTTCCGGGGACGCCGACCTCGCGCGGATCTGCAACGAACACGGGTGGTACCTGTCCTTTTCCGGAACGGTGACCTTTAAGAACTCGGTGGACCTTCACGCGGCCTTGGACATCGCGGACCCAGAACATGTGCTGGTGGAGACGGACGCGCCGTTCCTCACCCCGCACCCGTTCCGCGGGCAGCCCAACTCGTCCTACATGATTCCCTACACGGTGCGGTTCATGGCCGAACGCAGTGGGGAGGACCTCGGGGACCTGTGCGCGCGGCTGGCCGCCAACACCGAACGGGTCTACGGAACTTTCTGA
- the rsmA gene encoding 16S rRNA (adenine(1518)-N(6)/adenine(1519)-N(6))-dimethyltransferase RsmA produces MTSDPTTALLGATEIRRLAGELDVRPTKTLGQNFVIDGNTIRRIVAAADVEPDEVVLEVGPGLGSLTLGILDAARRVVAVEIDPKLAARLPRTIAEFRPEKADALDVVLSDAMQVTELPHAPTALVANLPYNVAVPVVLHLFEHFPSLRHGLVMVQDEVADRLAATPGSKIYGVPSVKAAWYAHMRKAGIIGKNVFWPAPKINSGLVGFTRHDPPETPASREQVFAAIDAAFAQRRKTLRAALAGWAGSAAAAETALRAAGVDPQARGEKLGIEEFAAIAAHHPSMAGEA; encoded by the coding sequence GTGACTTCTGACCCCACCACCGCCTTATTGGGCGCGACCGAGATTCGCCGGTTAGCCGGCGAACTCGACGTCCGCCCGACGAAGACGCTCGGCCAAAACTTTGTCATTGATGGCAATACCATCCGCCGGATCGTCGCTGCCGCCGACGTGGAACCGGATGAGGTGGTGCTGGAGGTCGGTCCCGGCCTGGGGTCGCTGACGCTGGGGATCCTCGACGCCGCCCGACGTGTGGTGGCCGTGGAGATCGACCCGAAACTGGCCGCGCGATTGCCGCGCACCATCGCCGAATTTCGCCCGGAGAAGGCCGACGCGCTCGACGTCGTCCTGTCCGATGCGATGCAGGTGACCGAGCTGCCGCACGCGCCCACCGCGCTGGTGGCCAACCTGCCCTACAACGTGGCCGTCCCAGTGGTCCTGCACCTCTTCGAGCACTTCCCGTCGCTACGTCATGGTTTGGTGATGGTCCAGGACGAGGTCGCCGACCGGCTCGCCGCCACGCCGGGAAGCAAGATTTACGGTGTTCCGTCCGTCAAGGCGGCGTGGTATGCCCACATGCGCAAGGCCGGAATCATCGGCAAGAACGTGTTCTGGCCGGCCCCTAAGATCAATTCCGGCCTCGTGGGATTCACCCGTCACGACCCGCCGGAGACCCCGGCGAGTCGAGAGCAGGTCTTCGCCGCCATTGATGCCGCCTTCGCGCAACGGCGCAAGACGCTGCGCGCCGCCTTGGCCGGCTGGGCCGGTAGCGCCGCCGCGGCTGAGACGGCCCTGCGCGCGGCCGGGGTGGATCCGCAGGCACGCGGCGAGAAGCTAGGGATTGAGGAATTCGCAGCCATTGCAGCGCATCACCCGTCGATGGCGGGGGAGGCATGA